A single region of the Marinobacter salinisoli genome encodes:
- a CDS encoding LysE family translocator, with product MPTGELFWAFLVAITLLTITPGVDTLLVIRNTTRTDLQAGCVTSLGICSGLFLHAALSAVGISLILVQTAWAFTLLKWAGACYLIWLGLSSLRLASRRSPARPVMSDAVTQSPGRWRDFREGLLSNLFNPKAALFYMALLPQFVDPQGHVLSQSLLLAGVHFVLAMLWQCAVAAAVSRSRHWNAPPWVARMMHGITGGIFVGIGAKVAMTQA from the coding sequence ATGCCAACCGGCGAGCTTTTCTGGGCGTTTCTGGTCGCCATTACGCTACTGACCATTACCCCCGGCGTCGATACCTTACTGGTAATTCGTAATACCACGCGTACCGATCTGCAGGCGGGGTGTGTGACCAGCCTGGGTATCTGCAGTGGTCTTTTCCTGCATGCGGCACTCTCTGCGGTCGGCATTTCACTGATTCTGGTGCAGACCGCCTGGGCGTTCACCCTGCTGAAGTGGGCCGGCGCCTGCTACCTGATTTGGCTGGGGCTATCCAGCCTTCGCCTGGCTAGTCGTCGTTCCCCGGCCCGACCGGTGATGAGCGATGCCGTAACGCAATCGCCCGGCCGCTGGCGGGATTTTCGTGAGGGATTGCTTTCCAACCTGTTCAACCCCAAGGCCGCGCTCTTCTACATGGCGTTGTTGCCGCAATTTGTTGACCCCCAGGGGCATGTGTTGTCGCAGTCACTGTTACTGGCCGGGGTTCATTTTGTTCTGGCCATGCTCTGGCAGTGTGCGGTGGCCGCGGCGGTATCCCGGTCCCGGCACTGGAACGCGCCACCATGGGTGGCCCGGATGATGCACGGAATAACCGGTGGCATCTTTGTAGGCATTGGTGCCAAGGTGGCAATGACCCAGGCCTGA
- a CDS encoding HAD-IC family P-type ATPase has protein sequence MEQQGTGFHQQGTEAVLRALTSGRSGLDNAEAEARLARFGPNRLPEQRPQSPVIRFLRQFHNILIYVLLAAASITFLLGHGLDTAVIVAVVLLNAVVGYVQEGKAARAISAIRHMLAPQATVIRDGKRLSIAGEHVVPGDIVLLDAGDRVPADLRLIKVHSLQIQEAILTGESVAVSKQTEPVAGDTLLAERDCMAFSGTTVTGGQGTGVAVATGQATEVGRISGMLTDVATLTTPLIEQMSELARWLTLLIGVVAGLILLYGYFVLQQPFAEVFMAVVGLSVAAIPEGLPAVLTITLAVGVQTMARRHAIVRRLPAIETVGSVSVICTDKTGTLTRNEMSVVSVVADRASYTVDDSGYAPFGTVRLNGEPVGSESVPAPLNMLVRSAALCNDAELSKQGQDWDVQGDPMEGALLALAGKVDEAPAELRQAWPRTDVIPFDTANRFMATLNHDHQGHGMVFLKGAPETVIGLCATQMGDDGEPVPLDASFWKQRSDTIAAQGQRVLAFACRQVPANKTVINLDDVTHEMVFVGIVGLMDPPREEAVKAVAECQAAGIRVKMITGDHASTASAIGGLIGLANHERTLTGAELDKLSDDALAVAAREVSVFARTSPEHKLRLVKALQSEGMTVAMTGDGVNDAPALRRADIGIAMGCKGTEAAKEVSDLVLADDNFASIVAAVREGRTVRDNIRKVIAWTLPTSSGEAFAIIVALLVGVALPVTPVQILWINFITTVSLGLALAFEPTSDNTMQRKPRPRNDPLIGAGVLWHIILVSLLFLCGVFGIYTFAIESGYTVELARTMAMNTLVALEIFYLFFIRNMDVRTLNWSMVRGTPVVWLAVVSVVIGQCVITYWPVAQAVFHTEALALVDVALVALVGVVLLVILEIEKQVRFRVRGDRP, from the coding sequence ATGGAACAACAGGGAACCGGTTTCCATCAGCAAGGCACGGAAGCAGTCTTACGCGCCCTGACTTCAGGCCGCTCTGGCCTGGACAACGCCGAAGCCGAGGCACGGCTGGCGCGTTTCGGGCCGAACCGCTTGCCGGAACAGCGGCCTCAGAGCCCCGTGATCCGTTTTCTTCGGCAATTTCATAACATACTCATCTACGTGTTGCTGGCGGCGGCGTCTATCACTTTTCTGCTCGGGCACGGGCTGGATACCGCAGTCATTGTGGCGGTGGTCCTGCTGAATGCGGTGGTTGGTTACGTTCAGGAGGGCAAAGCCGCCCGGGCCATTTCCGCCATTCGCCACATGCTGGCGCCACAGGCGACAGTCATCCGCGATGGGAAGCGGTTGTCCATTGCCGGTGAACACGTGGTTCCCGGTGATATTGTCCTGCTGGACGCCGGGGATCGCGTACCCGCAGACCTGCGACTGATCAAAGTGCACAGCTTGCAGATACAGGAAGCCATCCTGACGGGTGAGTCGGTCGCAGTGAGCAAGCAGACCGAACCGGTCGCGGGCGACACCTTGCTGGCGGAGCGGGATTGCATGGCCTTCAGCGGTACCACCGTGACCGGAGGGCAGGGCACCGGTGTGGCAGTGGCCACTGGCCAGGCGACGGAAGTCGGACGTATCAGCGGGATGTTGACCGACGTTGCCACCCTCACGACACCGCTGATCGAACAGATGTCCGAACTGGCTCGCTGGCTGACCTTGTTGATTGGTGTGGTGGCCGGGCTGATTCTGCTCTACGGCTACTTTGTTCTGCAGCAGCCTTTTGCCGAGGTGTTTATGGCGGTGGTGGGCTTGTCGGTGGCGGCCATTCCCGAGGGCCTGCCCGCAGTTCTGACCATTACCCTCGCCGTCGGCGTGCAGACCATGGCGCGCCGCCATGCCATCGTTCGCCGCCTGCCCGCTATCGAAACGGTGGGCTCGGTCTCGGTAATCTGTACCGACAAGACCGGCACCCTGACGCGCAATGAGATGAGCGTGGTCAGTGTGGTGGCGGATCGGGCGTCCTACACCGTCGATGATTCGGGTTACGCCCCGTTCGGTACCGTGAGACTCAACGGAGAACCTGTTGGCTCCGAGTCGGTGCCCGCGCCCCTGAACATGCTGGTCCGGAGTGCCGCCCTCTGCAATGACGCGGAACTATCGAAGCAGGGTCAGGATTGGGACGTACAGGGTGATCCCATGGAAGGCGCGCTGCTGGCACTGGCAGGAAAGGTGGACGAGGCACCGGCAGAGCTCAGGCAAGCCTGGCCGCGAACCGACGTTATCCCGTTTGATACCGCCAACCGGTTTATGGCGACCCTGAATCACGACCATCAGGGCCATGGCATGGTCTTCCTCAAAGGCGCCCCGGAGACCGTTATTGGTTTGTGCGCAACACAGATGGGGGATGACGGAGAACCGGTGCCGCTGGATGCCAGCTTCTGGAAGCAGCGCTCGGATACGATTGCAGCGCAGGGGCAGCGGGTGCTGGCGTTCGCCTGCCGTCAGGTGCCTGCGAACAAAACCGTGATCAACCTGGATGATGTCACTCATGAAATGGTGTTCGTTGGCATTGTCGGTTTGATGGATCCGCCACGGGAAGAGGCCGTCAAGGCCGTTGCCGAGTGTCAGGCTGCCGGAATACGGGTCAAAATGATCACCGGCGATCACGCCAGCACCGCCTCGGCCATCGGGGGGCTGATTGGCCTGGCCAACCATGAGCGAACCCTCACCGGGGCCGAGCTGGACAAGCTGAGCGATGACGCATTGGCCGTCGCCGCCCGGGAAGTCAGCGTATTCGCCCGAACCAGCCCGGAGCACAAGCTGAGGCTGGTCAAGGCCCTGCAGTCAGAAGGCATGACCGTCGCCATGACCGGAGATGGTGTGAACGACGCGCCCGCTCTGCGCCGGGCGGATATCGGAATCGCCATGGGCTGCAAGGGTACCGAGGCGGCCAAGGAGGTCTCGGATCTGGTGTTAGCGGATGACAACTTTGCCTCCATCGTCGCCGCTGTCCGTGAAGGGCGAACCGTGCGCGACAATATCCGCAAGGTGATTGCCTGGACGCTGCCCACCAGCAGCGGAGAAGCCTTTGCCATTATTGTCGCATTGCTGGTGGGCGTGGCTCTGCCGGTAACGCCGGTTCAGATCCTGTGGATCAATTTCATCACCACCGTCTCGCTCGGGCTGGCCCTGGCCTTTGAACCCACCAGTGACAACACCATGCAGCGCAAGCCACGACCCCGTAACGATCCGCTGATTGGCGCCGGGGTGCTGTGGCATATCATCCTGGTGTCGCTGCTGTTCCTGTGCGGGGTATTCGGTATCTATACCTTTGCCATCGAATCCGGTTATACCGTGGAGCTTGCCCGCACCATGGCAATGAACACCCTGGTTGCCTTGGAAATTTTCTACCTGTTCTTCATCCGGAACATGGATGTGCGGACGTTGAACTGGTCCATGGTGCGCGGCACGCCGGTGGTCTGGCTTGCGGTAGTCAGCGTGGTGATCGGGCAGTGTGTCATCACCTACTGGCCGGTGGCCCAGGCGGTTTTCCATACCGAAGCGCTGGCGTTGGTGGATGTTGCTTTGGTTGCTCTGGTGGGGGTGGTCCTGTTGGTGATCCTGGAGATTGAAAAGCAGGTGAGGTTTCGCGTTCGTGGCGATCGTCCCTGA